In Triticum urartu cultivar G1812 chromosome 6, Tu2.1, whole genome shotgun sequence, the following proteins share a genomic window:
- the LOC125513880 gene encoding wall-associated receptor kinase 5-like → MPFDRVKPHHGLHSFKPRLLVHSNRRLTLPLRAPAILSHSQLHRPCRACARKKMILAVLIAVLASSSARPATAATAMQPRDTCLRRCGDIDIPYPFGVGSGCHLETGDWTFSLSCNRTGDGRHRLYNYQIEVLDMSVRRGQLRIYSLINPWCYNATTRAMNDQNNWWYNMDITNFRINDALNRFTVIGCNSLAYIRSLNDTADRYMTGCMAMCPGVGRLENGSCAGVGCCQTAIPSGLNGYQISFEEKFNTSGTAGFSPCSYAVLLEAAAFDFRTTYITTDEFMAANGRQVPLVLDWAIGNKTCEEAGRNSSAYACVSSNSECIDSKYGRGKGYLCNCSAGYDGNPYLLDGCQDINECQDERYPCSVPDTCVNTIGGYSCVCPEKTSGNAYNGTCEKDKSQIGWEIAIGVSISVIVLIATASCAYMIYAKRRLAKIKREYFEQHGGLTLFDEMRSRQGLSFKLFTQEELEEATGRFDERNVIGKGANGTVYKGTTKDGDLVAIKKCRLASERQQKEFGKEMLIVSQINHRYIVKLYGCCLEVEVPMLVYKYIPNGTLYRLIHGRRDRDGPRIPFTARLKIAHQTAEALSYLHSWASPPILHGDVKTSNILLDADYTAKVSDFGASTLAPTDEAQFVTFVQGTCGYLDPEYMRTCKLTDKSDVYSFGVVLLELLTCRKALNLEELEEEKYLSSQFLLVLGENRLEEMLDPQIKREQSIEVLEQAAELAKRCLEMLGENRPSMREVAEELHRLSKLAQHPWGPPDSAELVELLRGSPSPTTYSGHSGSGVELSSTRNVSFTDTAYIGIQSPR, encoded by the exons ATGCCGTTTGATCGTGTCAAACCACACCATGGGCTTCATTCATTTAAACCTCGATTATTAGTTCACAGTAATCGCAGATTAACACTCCCCCTCCGGGCTCCGGCCATCCTATCCCATTCCCAGCTACACCGCCCGTGTCGCGCATGCGCAAGGAAGAAGATGATCCTCGCGGTGCTGATCGCCGTCCTGGCATCTTCTTCGGCGcggccggcgacggcggcgacggcgatgcAGCCGAGGGACACGTGCCTGCGGCGGTGCGGCGACATCGACATCCCGTACCCGTTCGGCGTGGGCAGCGGGTGCCACCTCGAGACCGGGGACTGGACCTTCTCGCTCAGCTGCAACCGCACCGGCGACGGGCGGCACCGGCTGTACAACTACCAGATCGAGGTGCTGGACATGTCGGTGCGGCGCGGCCAGCTGCGCATCTACAGCCTCATCAACCCGTGGTGCTACAACGCCACCACGCGCGCCATGAACGACCAGAACAACTGGTGGTACAACATGGACATCACCAACTTCCGCATCAACGACGCGCTCAACCGCTTCACCGTCATCGGCTGCAACTCGCTCGCCTACATCCGCTCCCTCAACGACACCGCCGACCGCTACATGACCGGCTGCATGGCCATGTGCCCCGGCGTGGGCCGCCTGGAGAACGGCTCCTGCGCCGGCGTCGGCTGCTGCCAGACCGCCATCCCGTCCGGCCTCAACGGCTACCAGATCTCCTTCGAGGAGAAGTTCAACACCTCCGGCACCGCGGGATTCAGCCCCTGCAGCTACGCCGTGCTGCTCGAGGCCGCCGCCTTCGACTTCCGCACCACCTACATAACCACCGACGAGTTCATGGCCGCCAACGGCAGGCAGGTGCCGCTGGTGCTCGACTGGGCCATCGGGAACAAGACGTGCGAGGAGGCCGGGCGCAACTCGTCGGCCTACGCCTGCGTCAGCAGCAACAGCGAGTGCATCGACTCCAAGTACGGACGGGGCAAGGGGTACCTCTGCAACTGCTCCGCCGGCTACGACGGCAATCCCTACCTCCTCGACGGCTGTCAAG ATATCAATGAGTGCCAAGACGAACGGTACCCCTGCTCTGTTCCGGATACGTGCGTCAATACCATCGGAGGATACAGCTGCGTTTGCCCTGAGAAGACATCAGGCAACGCATACAACGGAACATGCGAGAAAGACAAGTCTCAGATTGGGTGGGAGATCGCCATTG GAGTCAGCATCAGCGTGATCGTACTGATAGCCACCGCTTCCTGCGCCTACATGATCTACGCCAAACGGAGGCTGGCCAAGATCAAGAGAGAGTACTTCGAGCAGCACGGGGGCCTGACGCTGTTCGACGAGATGAGGTCGAGGCAGGGGCTGTCCTTCAAGCTCTTCACCCAGGAGGAGCTGGAGGAGGCGACGGGCAGGTTCGACGAGCGCAACGTGATCGGCAAGGGGGCCAACGGCACCGTGTACAAGGGAACCACCAAGGACGGCGACCTGGTGGCCATCAAGAAGTGCCGGCTTGCCAGCGAGAGGCAGCAGAAGGAGTTCGGCAAGGAGATGCTCATCGTGTCCCAGATCAACCACCGCTACATCGTCAAGCTCTACGGCTGCTGCCTCGAGGTGGAGGTCCCCATGCTCGTCTACAAGTACATCCCCAACGGCACCCTCTACCGGCTCATCCACGGCCGCCGCGACCGCGACGGCCCGCGCATCCCCTTCACCGCCCGGCTCAAGATCGCCCACCAGACCGCCGAGGCGCTCTCCTACCTGCACTCCTGGGCCTCGCCGCCCATCCTCCACGGCGACGTCAAGACGTCCAACATACTCCTCGACGCGGACTACACGGCCAAGGTCTCCGACTTCGGGGCGTCCACGCTGGCGCCCACGGACGAGGCGCAGTTCGTCACCTTCGTGCAGGGCACCTGCGGGTACCTGGACCCGGAGTACATGAGGACGTGCAAGCTCACCGACAAGAGCGACGTGTACAGCTTCGGCGTCGTCCTGCTGGAGCTGCTCACGTGCAGGAAGGCGCTCAACCTGGaggagctcgaggaggagaaGTACCTCTCGTCGCAGTTCCTGCTGGTCCTCGGGGAGAACAGGCTGGAGGAGATGCTAGACCCCCAGATCAAGCGCGAGCAGAGCATCGAGGTGCTCGAGCAGGCGGCGGAGCTGGCGAAGCGGTGCTTGGAGATGCTGGGCGAGAACAGGCCGTCCATGCGGGAGGTTGCGGAGGAGCTTCATAGGTTGAGCAAGCTGGCCCAGCATCCATGGGGACCGCCGGATTCTGCGGAGCTAGTGGAACTGCTGCGTGGATCACCGTCGCCGACCACGTACTCTGGCCACTCTGGGTCTGGGGTAGAGCTTAGTAGCACTAGGAATGTCAGTTTCACTGACACGGCGTACATAGGAATTCAGTCCCCGCGTTGA